GGACTGTGCTGCAGCTGGACGTGGACCTGCACGTAAACACAAGAGCACGTGTGGGAGGGACGTGGTTGTGACCCAGGATGGGCAGCAGTCAGTTTGGGGGTGCCCACAGAGGCCTCTCCTCTGCAGCGGTGGCCCAGTCGCCGCCCAGCCCTCGCCAGGCCCAGTGCCCCGCGGTCCCCACCCTGCTGCCTGCTCAGCCTGGCGACGTTCCTTCACAGCCTCCTGCCGGCAGATCCAGCCCCCTGCCCCCACGGGTGTCCGTGCCAAAGCAGCATTCCGCAAGCCCGGCTGCATCTCCCCAGCAGAGGCCGAGCGGGGGGCCCCTCGGCAGTGTCAGGCCAGGCGACTAGAGGGGCGCAGTCGGGCCTGGGCCTCTGGTCCGGGCCGGTCACCTGAGAGGATCTGATCGCTGCAGCCGGAGTCCTGGGTCCCGCTCTCCCGGCCAGGGTGGCCCGATGCAGCGTGAGGCCGCCAGGCAAGTACCGCCCCGGAGGCGCGGAAAACCCGAGCCCCGCGCCGCCCCGGGACAGGGGTGAGGACCCCGCACTCACCCCCAGGTCAGGCAGCCCAGGCGAGAGGTGGAGCGCGAGGTGCGGGGTGAAGTCTCCCCGCGCGGGATCGCCGGGGAGGGCGGGCGGATGCCTGTCGGGGTGGGATCCGGGCGCGCTCCGCTTCCTGATTTCGCCGCAGCCTCGGACCCGGGCTCCCGCTCGTGCGCAGCCGGAGGGGCCGACGTCCGAGTCCGGACTTCCCGCAGGAGGCTCCGCGCGCTCGGCTGTGAGCCgcggggccgggcggggcgggggcggcgcTCACCACGCGTGTCCGCGCCCCCCGCGGCACGCAGCGCGGCCTGGCCCTTTAAGCGTCCAGACGGCGGCCCCAGCTGACGCGCGGGCTCCAATCGgcgccccgcgccccccgcccgcCGCGCCCGAGGCTCCGGGGCCGCAGCTGCTCGCGCTGGACTCGCCGCGGCCCTGCGCCTCCGCCCGCCCGGCCGCGCCCCCGGGGGCCATGGTCGCGGGGCCCTGCGCGGGGGCGGCCCCCAGCGCGGCGCTTCATGGAGCGGCCCCGGCCCGGCCGCCGGGGGCAGCGCGATCCCGCGGGGCCCTGTGAGCCCCCCGCGCCGCGGCACCATGGTACGCAGGGCCCTGCCTGTCCCCCCGCTTATCCGCCCACCTGCGGGCTCCGGCCTCCCGGGCGCACGGCCCGTGGCTCAGGAGAGGCGCCGGAAGGACCTTCCCCCACCCCGGCTCTCCCGACTCCGTCGCCCGGTCCCGCGGGCCGGGAATGCGGCGCTGCGGCCGCGCAGCTCGCGGTGGGGAGGGGTTGAATTCCTGGGGTGGGGGCGCCGGCGCGAGGCCGAGGTCTCCCCGGGCACCGGCGAAGCGGGGCGCTCCCCTGCGCCGGGACGGCGCCGCCCTCGGGCTGGGTCCTGCGGGGAAGAGGGAGTCGGATTCCCGCTTGGGCCTTGGGCCACGTGGGCGCTGGAGCCGCCCTGCCCGGGGATTCGGGGTGAACCTGGCCGAGGGGGTGTCGGAGGACACCTGCGGCCCCCATGCCAactcctgtgtgaccttgggcaggtcccCCGCCCTCTCTGGGTCTATTTCCAAGGGAAAGGGGAGGTGTGAGCACAGAGGAGGCTGGTATAGGCATTCCCTCCCCAAAAGGAGGAGCCTCGAGGTCATGAGCCTCTGCCCCCTTGCTCAGTCTGGGCCCACCCACTGCTGCCCAGCAAAGAAAGGACTGACATGGGAGGGGGCACAGGTGGACTCCCCAGCGTGTCCAGGAACGCTGGGACAGGGTAGGGAGATGAGGCTTTGCGCCAGTGAGGTGAGGTGCCCCTCAGGTGCAGAAGTCTGTGACTTGGGTGAGCAGCCTTGGAGACATGTCCCTGGCACCTGGCGAATCCCCAGCCTGACTTGGGGCGAGGGTttgaggaaaggaaatgaaacccCGTAGCAACCAGAGTGCCTGGCCGCCTCCCCGGTCCCATCTTAGCTAGGCTGGAGGGGCCTGGACTGCAGCTGGCACAGCCGGGTGGGGAGGGGCACCCACTGCTTCGGAGAATCAGCACCTCTGGCTGTGCGAGCCAGCACAGCTGGTGGGcactgtggggggggggggcgcacCCTGCTGAGGGGCTGCCAGTGGTGGACTCGGGCAGCATCTCTGTGCCCAGTCAAGGGAGTCCAGTCGGGTAGTGAGATTCAGGCACTTGAGAACTGTGGATGGTGCTAGCCTGGCTGGGGTGCTGCCTTAGCAATGGAGTGTCCAGGCAGCGCTCCCCTCCTTTCCCGCTGAGAGGCCAGAGGACCGAAATCAGGCCTCATTTGGCCCAAAGGCCAAAGTATACATGGGAAGGTGCCCAAGGCGGCAGGTGGGCACAGGTGGGCAGTGGAAGGGGTTCCATAAAGGGAGAGCAGAGAGATCTGGGGCTCTGTTGCCTGGGGTGGACCCCCCCCTCCAACAGGCCTGGCTTTGGCAAGCCCTGATCCAAGCCTCTTCCACTGTTTGACCCCTGGAGGCCCTAAGGAGGCTGTGCTGTAGCCCGGGTTGCACCCTGACTCTTCACTGACctgcaggtgcagtggctctgggGAGGAAGCAGGTAGCGGGAGTTGGGGTGGGACTAGGGAAGCACAGCTGGCCTCCAGGGGCAGGGGTGTTTTCACCTTTTAAGTCATTAAAGGCTCAGAAATCCAGCCATGTGGAGTGCTGTCCTGTCTAGCAAGGAAGGGCTGGACTTAGCAGAGCTGGGAGTCCAGGGGCTCTGGACTCTGGAACTCTCATTCTGAGCCTCGATTTCTCCATCTGTGTAGTAGGGGTTGGTCGCAGAAGATGAATCAGAATGAGTCAGAGGGAGATGGGAGGGGCTTGGTGCCATGTCCCAGTTAGACTGGACAGGCCTGGCCAGCTTGGGACAGAGAGGAGCAGATGGGTGGCTTCTTGGCTGGGATAAGGAGCATGGTGGAGAACTCAAGGAAGCTGTGAGAGAGCACATTCTGCCCTGCTgagtgtagagacagggtccagGGTGGGCCTGGAGGCAGGTGGCCCCTGGTGGCTCAGGGAGGCTCATCCTGAGGCCCACGATAGGTAACTGAGGAGGGGAGCTCAACCACCACCCCTACCTGGTCCCACCCAGCCCACCGCTGTCCTGGAGATGGAGGTCTGGCATGGGGCTGGGGGTAGGCTGTGGATGGATGGGGTCAGGATTTATCCCAGGGTCCCCAGGGAGGCACTGGCAGCAATGGAGCTGATGGTTTTGTGGCCATCAAATATTGTAGCCAGGTACGTCCCAAATGCAGGAGGCTCTGACCTGGCTGGGCATAACCATGGGGGTGGTCCAGCCGGGCAGGTGGTTGGCAGATGTTACCTAACATCTGCGCGTGGCTGTGTGCTGGCCTCGTGCGGGGACTGGGCGGCTGCCTGTCTGTGTTGGGGAGGCTGCTGCGGTAGAGCCGGTGGTGACTGAGTCAGCCTCTATTCCAGCACCTACAGGTGCTGGATGTGGCCTACAGGGCTGAGTCTGACCCATCAAACTTTGAGGGACTCCCCTAGAGCTCCGGAGGCCCCGGATGGTGTGGCCTCCAAGGCAGGGCTTTCCTAGAGCCTGTGACATGGACCGAACCTCACCTGGGATCTCGGGGCCTACAGGGCAAGGGTCTGGGGTGGCCTTAGAGGCCTCCTGCCTGCAAGCATGGTAGGCAGGTTCCACAGCTGTGGCCTTCCACCCCTGCAGAGCCCCTGGGTGAGAAAGCTTCTGGGAGCTAGGCCTGAGGCTGAAGGCAGGGGTTGGGGCAGCCTGGCCCAAGCCCTGGCTGTGATGAGGGTCTGGCCAGGCCTCACCAGGCGGTGCAGCAGGGGAGAGCAGGGAGAAGATACTGGTCCTGGGCCTGGATTTCTTCAACTTCTGCAGCAGCCGAGGGCTGCTGCAGTGAGGGGTCCCCTCAGGTGCTGTAGCCAGATGCCGGGCAGTGAGCGGCGAGCGTGACTTCTGTTCTTGAAGTGTTTGGGGCTAGTATTGGTATGTGTGAGTGGATATGCAAAGAGAATCCACATGGCTCAAGAATCGCTGAAGGAATGTCTGCGGCCCTCCAGGGGTGCCTGTGATGGTCCTGGTTCCAGCACTGAAACCCTGTACCCCAGAAAAGGCCAGGGTCCCTGGCAAACGTGGACAGTGGGTCGCTGTGGTTCCCCTTctgtcctctttccttctctttccctttctgggATGACTTTTCCTGTTTCACAGACGACCCAGAGGCCCAGAAAAGTGACAGGAGCTGACCTTCAGCCTCAGAGGGTTCAGGGTGGTCTGAGCTCAGAGGGCTGCTCCTTCAGGCTTGAGTCCCTTCCTTGCTAGAGCTGCGGCTCTGTGGCTCAGAGCCACGGGCTACGCTGGGGGTGGCGCCGGGGGAAGGGCAGGCAGGGGCCCGCTGGCCTTGACCCACTCCTGTGCCTTCTGTCCCCGCAGTTGCTGGTTGAGAAGACGACCGACTCCCCGGCGGCTGAGTTCTCGCTGGTGGAGGACGTGGCGCTGCACTTTGCCTGCTTGATGGGCCGTCTCAACGAGCAGCGCCTCTTCCAGCCCGACCTCTGCGACGTGGACTTGGTGCTGGTGCCCCAGCGCAGCGTCTTCCCGGCGCACAAGGGCGTGCTGGCTGCCTACAGCCAGTTCTTCCACTCGCTCTTCACCCAGAACAAGCAGCTGCAGCGTGTGGAGCTGTCCCTGGAGGCGCTGGCACCTGGGGGCCTGCAGCAGATCCTCAACTTCATCTACACGTCCAAGCTGCTGGTCAACGCAGCCAACGTCCACGAGGTGCTGAGCGCCGCCTCGCTGCTGCAGATGGCTGACATTGCTGCGTCCTGCCAGGAGCTGCTGGATGCCCGCTCTCTAGGCCCACCAGGCCCTGGCACTGTGGCCCTGGCCCAGCCGGCCGCCAGCTGCACCCCAGCTGCAACCCCCTACTACTGTGACATCAAGCAGGAGGCCGACACCCCAGGCCTGCCCAAGATCTTCGCCCGAGAGGGCCCCGACCCTTTCTCCGTGCGTGTCGAGGACGGGGCAGGGGCTGCTGGCGGCACAGGGCCTGCCACCATTGGGCCAGCCCAGCCTTTCttcaaggaggagaaggagggtggTGTTGAGGAGGCTGGCGGGCCCCCAGCCAGCCTGTGCAagctggagggtggggaggagttGGAGGAAGAGCTTGGGGGTTCTGGCACCTACAGCCGCAGGGAGCAGTCCCAGATCATCGTGGAGGTGAACCTCAACAACCAGACACTGCACGTGTCCACGGGGCCAGAGGGGAAGCCAGGTGCCGGGCCAAGCCCGGCTACCATGGTGCTGGGCCGGGACGACGGGCTGCAGAGACACTCAGATGAGGAGGAGGACGATGAGgacgaagaggaggaggaagaggaggaagaggaaggcgGTGGcagtggaggggaggaggaggaggaggaggaggagggtggcagtcagggagaggaggaagaagaggaggaggaggggcacagtgagcaggaggatgaggaggaggaggaggaggaggaggaggaagcaccCAGTGAGCAGGATCAAGAGAgctctgaggaggaggagggggatgaGGGGGAGGCTGGGGGCAAACAGGGGCCACGGGGAAGCCGAGGCAGCCGGGCAGACCCCCCTCCCCACAGTCACATGGCCACGCGGTCCCGGGAGAATGCCCGGCGTCGGGGCACCCCTGAACCTGAGGAGGCTGGGCAGCGGGGTGGGAAGCGGCCGAAGCCCCCTCCCGGAGCAGCCTCTGCACCGGCCCGGGGGCCGCCAGCCACTGATGGGCTGGGGGCCAAGGTGAAGCTGGAGGAGAAGCAGCACCATCCGTGCCAGAAGTGCCCACGAGTTTTCAACAACCGCTGGTACCTGGAGAAACACATGAACGTGACCCACAGCCGCATGCAGATCTGCGACCAGTGCGGGAAGCGCTTCCTGCTGGAGAGTGAGCTGCTGCTGCACAGGCAGACGGACTGTGAGCGCAACATCCAGGTGGGCtgcggggcggggctgggggctgggcaggtggggcgcgggggaggggggcgggggctGTCCAGGTGGGGCTAGGCCAGACCTGGGCTCCAGGCACCCAGCATCTTGCTGACTGCATTGCCTAGATGATCTGCCCCCAGACAGGCCAGCCCAGGCAGTTCTCAGGGTGGTTAGTGCTCAGGGGTAACATCAACCTGAGCTTCCTGGAGAGGTGGATAGAGGTGGGTGCGTGGAGAGACGTGCAGAGGATGGGAACAAACAGTACCTTGGCCAGACGGACAGAGGGGATGTGTGACCTGGGAGGGTGAGTGAAGAGTTGTCTGAGGCCAGAGGACGGCCCACTCTGGACGGGATGAGTCAGATGGGTTTTAACAAACACCAGGGCTGCAGGAAGGCCAGCAGGGACCCTGTGTATAGTTTCACAGGTTGTTGGGAGGAGGGGTCTGCCCAGTGGGATgccatcctccacctcccacagaAGTGCTGTGGAGAGTAGGAGGCAGCCCCCACTTTCAGCTCTTTGGAGAGGCCAGCTCTCGTGGGTCTGGGGAGAAGGGACTCGGTGAGAAATCTGGGAAGAGCAGAGGCTGCTGGGGCTAAGCAGGGGAGCTGAGCTGGCTGCCGGGCCTTGAGCCAGCCTGAGTCTGTTTATGCCAGCCTCACCTctcagggtgcagtggcacagggCCAGCCAGGCTCCCATGGGTGGTTTTCACCTCTTCTGGCccaggagaaaggggaaaggTAGCAGGTAGGCGGGTGCTAATTGCCTGAGCTAACTGCTAATTGCAGTGCCCTGTGGAGAGTGTTCCCCTGCCCTTCCCTTACATACTTGTGCCCACTTGCCCGCCTACTGGGCTGCCCTCTGATGCTCTACCTGCTGCATACCTGAGTATCCCTCCTGAAAGAGAGAGCAGCTTCTGCGCCATCCAGTCTGGGCACCCTGACCAGTTTCTGCCCAAGCCTTAGCCTAGCCTCCCTGTGGGGTATCCTGCATGGGTGGGCAGGACCAGCGTCCAGAACAAGGGCGGATGTGGTCCCCGACATCCCCCACGACTCTGTGCTGATGGGACTTGAGCATCCTGGTGTCCTCTTCAGCCAACGCCTTGGGGACCCATCCTCTTGGGGATCTCCATGGTGTCATGGCACAGGTCCCAGCAGGAGGAGGCAGCGGGGATAATGGCTCGCCTCGTGGGACCCATCATCTTTGTGTGGCCTCCATACCAGAGGTGGCCCTTCAGCTAGCTGGCCGTCTCACCTCCACAGACAGACAAAGCGTGGTGCCTTCGGAAGCCCTTGTTGAAATGAGCTCAGAGGAGGGAATTTCCTGGAAGAGGTGACCCCTGACCCTGGTTAACTCAGGGTGAAGGAGGACCCCAGGCTGTGCGTTTGGGGGTGTTTCAGGAGTTTTCACCTGCAACCTTAGGAGCATCAGGGCCCCCCCCAGCACATTTCAAGTGGGAAAACTGAACCAGAGAGGACAGTTGCTTGCCCAGCCCAAGGCGCCGGGGACTCAGGACCCCGGCCTAACGCCCTCTTACTCTGCAGTGTGTGGCGTGTGGCAAAGCTTTCAAGAAGCTCTGGTCCCTCCACGAGCACAACAAGACCGTGCACGGCTACGCGGAGAAGAAGTTCTCCTGTGAGATCTGCGAGAAGAAGTTCCACACCATGGCGCATGTGCGCAAGCACATGGTTGGTGAGTCTGGCCCGGGGGATGGAGCAGCTTCTGGCTGCTGGGTGGGAAAGACTTCACATCCAAGGGCAATGTGATGGGGTGAGGAAGCCCCTCTCAGCGTGGAGGCCCTGGGGCCAGGGCTGGCACATACAGTGGGGCAGCCTGCACACAGCACAAGGGTGCCTGGACAAGATGGCACACTGCCAACCAGGCTGTGCACCCTGGCATGGGCTCATGTCCACCCAGGGAAAGGAATACCTTCTCCTAATTATACAGAGTGCTGCATGGGCGGCTACAGGCCCTGTGCCAGTTTGATGACAGCTGTGCCTGATTCTTTCTTACCTTCTGGTCCTCATAGGGCTTCAGGCCTCTCAGAATGCAGCCTCCCCCTAGGGTTCATGCCTGGACACAGTAAGGAGGTCCCCCAAGTATGTTTTGGCCATTCCACTGCCCAGGGCAAGGCTGCCCACCTGCTGTATGTGGGCCTGACAGACTCTCATGTCCCTCCAGCCCTTCCTTCCTTGCCTGCCCCATCTGGGCCTTGAGCAGGAGGGGTAGCCAAGGCAGACGGTGAGTCCCTGACCAGGCCCTGTCTCCGTCGGACAGTGCTGGGGGCCTCCAGTGTGGACTGACTGGAAGCTGGACCTGCAGACGTAGACCTGCAGCCTACGTCTCAGCCAGGAGCATGCTGGGTAGACTAGGACTGGTGTGTGTGAGCTTGGAGGGGAGCCCTGTCTGTCTCCAGAGGCCTCCTATCAGATCCTTGAAGAGTTTGTTGGTCCTCACCTGTCCATGGGTGCTGAGGAGAGTGCAGCAACTTCCTCCAGACTGCTGGTGAGGGCCTGGGGCCAGGGCCTTTCTGTATCTGGTCCCCTATAAAGCCCACCACCCTGAAGCTCAGGACCACTATGAGTCCCTTTTTAttgaggaggaagctgaggcccagagacccAGCGGGAAGCCAGTTGTCAGGCTGGGATCTGAGCTGAGGCCAGGTCCACTCAGGGACCGTCCATCCTTCCCTGAAGCTTTGGGGGCAAGGCAGTCTTGGCCACTTCCCCTGGCCAGAGGCTATAGAACTACAGGGCCCCTGCATGTCTGAGGCTGACCTTCAGAGCAGACAGGAGACCCAGCCATGGAGGCAGGGGCCTCTCCTGGGAGTCAGCCCTGTCCTGGGACAGGGGACAAGGCCGGCCCCAGGGGACGGTGGTGGCACAGGGCTGCCCCAGGAGGCAGGGTTGGGGCCCAGCGTGGCGGTGCCTGGGCGGGCCCATGAGACATGCCAGCCTTGGTGCCTGCCTTGCAGCCCACACCAAGGACATGCCCTTCACCTGTGAGACCTGCGGGAAGTCCTTCAAGCGCAGCATGTCTCTTAAGGTGCACTCTCTGCAGCACTCCGGGGAAAAGCCGTTCAGGTGTGAGGTAAAGCTTCCGTCTCCCGCCTGGCTGCCCAAGGGACCAAGGGAAGGGGCAAGAATCAGGGAAGGGGGTGGAAGCGGAATGTGGGGTCCAGAAAGAAAGAGGCGACCCTCTGAGTTCTGCggcccctgcctcccacccagcCCCTACTCTTCTCTGCCCACCCCCATCCTGCCCTTCCTTCCCCCAGTCCAGCCCCACACACTCAGGGTGGGAACCGTGTGTGGGGGTGGGCGGGCAGGCCTTCTGGGGAGGTGGATTCAGGAGCTTCTCAGGCTGGGAGCTCAGAGAGGAGACTGCAGAGCTGCGAGcggggaggtggggcaggggcagggaggtggggaggtggggaggtggggcaggggctgaGCTTCTGATCAGGAGGGAGGATGAGGGACCTGGCGCCTCAAGATGGGGCTCCCTCCACTCTCCGGCTTTTTCCCACTTCCTGACCCCCAAGCTCCCCCACACCTTGGGTGCTTGTGG
This is a stretch of genomic DNA from Saimiri boliviensis isolate mSaiBol1 chromosome 9, mSaiBol1.pri, whole genome shotgun sequence. It encodes these proteins:
- the ZBTB47 gene encoding zinc finger and BTB domain-containing protein 47 isoform X1; translation: MLLVEKTTDSPAAEFSLVEDVALHFACLMGRLNEQRLFQPDLCDVDLVLVPQRSVFPAHKGVLAAYSQFFHSLFTQNKQLQRVELSLEALAPGGLQQILNFIYTSKLLVNAANVHEVLSAASLLQMADIAASCQELLDARSLGPPGPGTVALAQPAASCTPAATPYYCDIKQEADTPGLPKIFAREGPDPFSVRVEDGAGAAGGTGPATIGPAQPFFKEEKEGGVEEAGGPPASLCKLEGGEELEEELGGSGTYSRREQSQIIVEVNLNNQTLHVSTGPEGKPGAGPSPATMVLGRDDGLQRHSDEEEDDEDEEEEEEEEEEGGGSGGEEEEEEEEGGSQGEEEEEEEEGHSEQEDEEEEEEEEEEAPSEQDQESSEEEEGDEGEAGGKQGPRGSRGSRADPPPHSHMATRSRENARRRGTPEPEEAGQRGGKRPKPPPGAASAPARGPPATDGLGAKVKLEEKQHHPCQKCPRVFNNRWYLEKHMNVTHSRMQICDQCGKRFLLESELLLHRQTDCERNIQCVACGKAFKKLWSLHEHNKTVHGYAEKKFSCEICEKKFHTMAHVRKHMVAHTKDMPFTCETCGKSFKRSMSLKVHSLQHSGEKPFRCENCNERFQYKYQLRSHMSIHIGHKQFMCQWCGKDFNMKQYFDEHMKTHTGEKPYICEICGKSFTSRPNMKRHRRTHTGEKPYPCDVCGQRFRFSNMLKAHKEKCFRVSQAPPGDVAPAAPAPPPAHALSLLAGPPPPPRLPPPPPLFPAAASPGGRMGASN
- the ZBTB47 gene encoding zinc finger and BTB domain-containing protein 47 isoform X2; amino-acid sequence: MGRLNEQRLFQPDLCDVDLVLVPQRSVFPAHKGVLAAYSQFFHSLFTQNKQLQRVELSLEALAPGGLQQILNFIYTSKLLVNAANVHEVLSAASLLQMADIAASCQELLDARSLGPPGPGTVALAQPAASCTPAATPYYCDIKQEADTPGLPKIFAREGPDPFSVRVEDGAGAAGGTGPATIGPAQPFFKEEKEGGVEEAGGPPASLCKLEGGEELEEELGGSGTYSRREQSQIIVEVNLNNQTLHVSTGPEGKPGAGPSPATMVLGRDDGLQRHSDEEEDDEDEEEEEEEEEEGGGSGGEEEEEEEEGGSQGEEEEEEEEGHSEQEDEEEEEEEEEEAPSEQDQESSEEEEGDEGEAGGKQGPRGSRGSRADPPPHSHMATRSRENARRRGTPEPEEAGQRGGKRPKPPPGAASAPARGPPATDGLGAKVKLEEKQHHPCQKCPRVFNNRWYLEKHMNVTHSRMQICDQCGKRFLLESELLLHRQTDCERNIQCVACGKAFKKLWSLHEHNKTVHGYAEKKFSCEICEKKFHTMAHVRKHMVAHTKDMPFTCETCGKSFKRSMSLKVHSLQHSGEKPFRCENCNERFQYKYQLRSHMSIHIGHKQFMCQWCGKDFNMKQYFDEHMKTHTGEKPYICEICGKSFTSRPNMKRHRRTHTGEKPYPCDVCGQRFRFSNMLKAHKEKCFRVSQAPPGDVAPAAPAPPPAHALSLLAGPPPPPRLPPPPPLFPAAASPGGRMGASN